The genomic segment CGGCCATCTCCTATCCGGTGGCAGCCTGGCTGGCGGGTCGGATCGGGCTGGTCAACACGATGGTCTTCAGCCATCTACCGGCAAACATCTTCCTGATTCTGGTGCCGTTCATGCCGAACCTGTCGCTGGCGATCACGCTCCTCTTCGCACGGAGCCTGCTCTCGCAGATGGACGTGCCGACTCGCAACTCCTACGTCATGGCAGTGGTCACTCCCGCCGAGCGCCCGGCCGCAGCGAGCCTCACATCGGTGCCACGCAGCCTGGCGTCGGCAGCCAGTCCACTGCTGTCCGGCTGGATGCTCTCGCTCTCGCCGTTCGGCTGGCCGCTAGTCGTCGCCGGCACGCTGAAAGGTACCTACGATCTGCTGCTGCTAGCGATGTTCAAGTCGGTGCGTCCGCCGGAAGAACGCTGAGGTTGGTTGTCGGGGGTTGGACGCGGTGGCGATATACCGAGGCCACGCGGGGGTGTCGCCTCACGGCGATGACAGCGCGAGCGCTGTCCCTACGAAGGGATCAAAGGCTATTTGCTCAGGACGAAGCTGGCGGCCCAATCCGCGTCATTCGTGGGGCGCGGATGACGAGCGTGATGCCGGCCAGTAGCAGGAGCGCAATGCCGATTGCCACCCACGGCTGCCGCTTCGGGACAGTGCGGTTGAGATGCTCCAGATAGACGCTGGATTCGTCGAGTCGCCCCGTGCCGGTGCAGGCGTCGGTGTGGATGCGGATCGTGTCCGGCTCATGAATGCCGTAGACCAGATAGTCGACGCCCGACTCAAAGGGGATTCGCTCAGTACCGTCAACGGATACCTGCGCGATTGGCGCGACGTCACCCTTCCAGACTTGCTCGACCTTGACCGTGGAGAACCAGGGCGGTTCCTTGTTGGGATCGTCTGTGGAAGTGACGCGACCGCTGAAGATCACGTCTGCGCGCTCAAAGGCATCGTCAACGGTGAGAATACGGCATGCTCCTGCCGCCTGATCCGGCCAGGCGACCAGCCCAACGACGATGACGAGTGCCAATATTCTCCACATCGTCGCGACCCTCTCCGCTCGCCGTGCCTCCAATTTACTCGCAACCACCATACCGCGAGGTATGGGCAACCCCTCGTCCGGGGCGGACGAGGGGTTGGGAAAAGGGGGTAGGGGTAGAAGTTATCGAAGATAGGCCGACTGGCTGGGCTGCAATGCCATCTGCTGCAGTCGGGCGACGCGGTCCGCAGTCGGTGGGTGTGTGCTGAAGAGCTTGCTGACGGTCGCGCCGGCAATCGGGTTCACGATGAACAGGTGCTGTGTCGCCGGGTTGGTCTGCGCCATCGGGCGTCGCTGGACGCCGGTCTGCAGCTTCTCCAGCGCGCTGGCCAGCGGCAGTGGATCGCCCAGAATCCGTGCGCCGGTCGCGTCGGCCGAGAACTCGCGCGATCGTGAGATCGCCAACTGGATGATCATTGCGGCGATCGGCGCGAGAATCGCGAGGGCCAGCATGCCGATGATACTGCCGCCTTCTTCATCGTCGCGACCGAATCCACCGAAGATCGCCGTCCATTGCAGCATGTTCGCAATCCAGGTGATCGCGCCGGCGATGGTCGCGACAACGGCACTGATCAGCGTGTCGCGGTTGCGGATGTGCGCCAGCTCGTGGGCCATCACGCCGGCCAGCTCATCCTTGCTCAGCAGGCGCTGGATGCCGGTTGTCACCGCGACGGCGGCGTGGTCGGGGTTGCGGCCAGTGGCAAACGCGTTCGGGCTCTCGTTGTCGATGACATAGACGCGCGGCTTCGGCAGGCGGGCCAGCATCGACAGATGCTCGACCATGCCGTGCAACTCCGGCTCCTCGGCCTCCGTCACCTCGCGCGCGC from the Thermomicrobiales bacterium genome contains:
- a CDS encoding zinc metalloprotease HtpX, which codes for MTTGNTIKTVGLLTALTMLLVVIGQFVGGPSGAAIFLLIALVLNFGAWWFSDKLALRMSGAREVTEAEEPELHGMVEHLSMLARLPKPRVYVIDNESPNAFATGRNPDHAAVAVTTGIQRLLSKDELAGVMAHELAHIRNRDTLISAVVATIAGAITWIANMLQWTAIFGGFGRDDEEGGSIIGMLALAILAPIAAMIIQLAISRSREFSADATGARILGDPLPLASALEKLQTGVQRRPMAQTNPATQHLFIVNPIAGATVSKLFSTHPPTADRVARLQQMALQPSQSAYLR